One Nicotiana tomentosiformis chromosome 4, ASM39032v3, whole genome shotgun sequence genomic window carries:
- the LOC138909943 gene encoding uncharacterized protein, whose product MAQEEMTQRIKSLEQQLKNMQGLVGQKSIAFKDLCMFPNVRLPLGFKIPKFEKYDGHGDPIAHLKRYCNQLRGVGRNEELLMAYFGESLTGVASEWFMDQETSHWEYAIKWREQAARVKPPMDDHELITVFLQVQEPDYFQNMMSAVGKSFSKAIKIGEMVENGLKTGKIISQAVLKAAT is encoded by the exons ATGGCACAAGAAGAAATGACCCAAAGAATAAAAAGCTTAGAACAACAGTTGAAAAATATGCAAGGGTTGGTAGGTCAGAAGAGTATTGCCTTCAAGGATCTATGTATGTTCCCCAATGTTcgtttgccacttggtttcaagatcccaaaatttgaaaagtatgatgGGCACGGCGACCCCATAGCTcacttgaaaaggtattgcaatcagctaagaggtgttggaagaaatgaagaattactaatggcttattttggggaaagcctgacaggggtagcctctgaatggtttatggatcaagaaacctctcactg ggaatatgccattaaatggagagagcaagcggctagagttaagccacccatggatgaccacgagttaatcactgtcttccttcaggttcaagagccagattattttcaaaacatgatgtccgcagTGGGCAAATCCTTCTCGAAAGCAATTAAAATTGgggaaatggttgagaatggccttaagacaggcaaaattataagtcaagcaGTTCTCAAAGCTGCAACTTAG